One Phaseolus vulgaris cultivar G19833 chromosome 2, P. vulgaris v2.0, whole genome shotgun sequence DNA window includes the following coding sequences:
- the LOC137811544 gene encoding uncharacterized protein encodes MSDHLVLFVDRLVRPVPVVEPLAQHPVQPSPEPSTPVDEAAAGPSGPASVAQDDSDDEDSLLLPLAECRICQEEDSINNLETPCSCSGSLKYAHRKCVQHWCNEKGDIICEICHKSYEPGYTAPPPRPPPEETTIDIGGGWTISGMPLDLRDPRLLAIAEAERQFLEAEYDGYAASNASGAAFCRSVALILMALLLLRHALSVTDADAEDDPSTFFSLFLLRAAGFLLPCYIMAWAISILQRRRQRQEAAALAATQVAFVLQSEQRRGLQFAIAQGPTMNTHQEQV; translated from the exons ATGAGCGATCATCTGGTGCTGTTCGTGGACCGTCTGGTACGGCCCGTGCCGGTGGTGGAGCCGCTGGCCCAGCACCCGGTCCAGCCCTCCCCCGAGCCCTCGACCCCCGTCGATGAGGCTGCGGCAGGCCCCTCCGGCCCCGCTTCGGTGGCCCAGGACGACAGCGACGACGAGGACTCGCTGCTGCTGCCCTTGGCGGAGTGTCGCATTTGCCAAGAGGAGGATAGCATCAACAATTTAGAAACGCCCTGCTCCTGCAGCGGTAGTCTTAAG TATGCTCATAGAAAGTGCGTGCAGCATTGGTGTAATGAGAAAGGAGACATAATTTGTGAGATTTGTCACAAG TCGTATGAACCTGGTTATACTGCACCACCACCTCGTCCTCCGCCTGAAGAAACTACGATTGATATAGG TGGAGGCTGGACAATCTCTGGCATGCCATTGGATTTGCGTGACCCCCGCCTCTTGGCAATTGCAGAGGCAGAACGTCAATTCTTGGAAGCTGAATATGATGGATATGCTGCTTCAAATGCCAGTGGAGCTGCATTTTGTCGTTCAGTTGCTCTGATT TTAATGGCCCTATTACTTTTGAGGCATGCACTTTCTGTCACGGATGCTGATGCTGAAGATGATCCTTCTACTTTTTTCTCT CTTTTCTTGCTTCGAGCTGCTGGTTTTCTTTTACCTTGCTATATCATGGCCTGGGCAATCAGTATTCTGCAACGCCGGCGACAAAGACAA GAGGCTGCAGCACTAGCAGCAACTCAAGTTGCTTTTGTTCTACAATCTGAACAACGTAGGGGTCTGCAGTTTGCCATAGCACAAGGACCAACAATGAACACACACCAGGAACAAGTGTAG